One genomic segment of Procambarus clarkii isolate CNS0578487 chromosome 34, FALCON_Pclarkii_2.0, whole genome shotgun sequence includes these proteins:
- the LOC123762125 gene encoding uncharacterized protein isoform X2, whose amino-acid sequence MGLRKLVQDGTTSYMYTRVHNTAGNENEIKIIVVEKNNSFTLKLSPGDSSVVKWSHILKKTPQEYLSQLNKAVVHFHKATDELKDSKEDIFEVQEEYLVWKQYFPKQKVYGKRGKFKLEKVPYEDAVSEALEGTLCDLETNSKYIQKLTTEVEEKSKKLNNAMDLAARSVIAKEEFEKEIYGKCAAIINAKKLRIQQLKSSHPSSSVGRPECLVRSTENPGPSQPSKKARCEKSDSDCYNSDTDIDDPDDQDMDTDDENRTRLSPCKQKQKTIWDVHSAGNTKVTNVDSQDLFDDSLEAELYPSSTTSMKRTIPSKTSVSNQNGARSIKNSKANKAKTSEALNSSVRSQRDSQKNGGTSNSALLANTQKSIFDELF is encoded by the exons ATGGGTCTGAGGAAACTTGTCCAGGATGGCACCACCTCGTATATGTACACTAGAGTTCACAACACTGCAGGAAACGAAAATGAAATAAAGATTATTGTAGTGGAGAAGAATAATTCTTTCACACTGAAG CTCTCTCCAGGAGACAGCTCAGTAGTCAAGTGGAGTCACATTCTTAAAAAGACTCCTCAGGAGTATTTGTCACAACTGAATAAAGCTGTTGTACACTTCCACAAGGCTACTGATGAACTAAAGGATAGCAAAGAGGATATATTTGAGGTTCAGGAAGAATATTTAGTGTGGAAGCAATATTTTCCCAAACAGAAAGTGTATGGAAAGAGAGGAAAATTTAAACTTGAGAAG GTGCCATATGAGGATGCAGTCAGTGAAGCACTAGAAGGAACTCTGTGTGATCTGGAAACTAATTCAAAATATATTCAAAAACTTACCACTGAAGTGGAAGAAAAATCTAAAA AATTAAATAATGCCATGGATTTGGCAGCAAGAAGTGTAATAGCAAAAGAGGAATTTGAGAAGGAAATTTATGGTAAGTGTGCAGCCATCATCAATGCCAAGAAACTCAGGATACAGCAACTAAAATCCAGTCATCCAAGTAGCTCAG TAGGTAGACCAGAATGCCTTGTTAGGTCTACCGAGAATCCAGGGCCGTCTCAACCATCCAAGAAAGCTAGATGTGAGAAAAGTGACAGTGACTGTTACAATTCTGACACTGATATAGATGATCCTGATGACCAGGACATGGATACAGACGATGAAAATCGGACCCGTCTCTCACCATGTAAACAGAAACAGAAGACCATATGGGATGTGCATTCAGCAGGCAACACTAAGGTGACTAATGTGGACTCACAGGATTTGTTTGATGATAGCTTAGAAGCAGAGCTGTATCCCTCAAGCACCACGAGTATGAAACGAACTATACCAAGCAAGACATCTGTTTCCAATCAGAATGGTGCGCGTTCCATAAAAAACTCAAAAGCCAATAAAGCTAAAACATCAGAAGCATTAAACTCAAGTGTAAGGTCACAGAGGGACTCTCAAAAAAATGGAGGAACAAGTAATTCTGCTCTGTTAGCAAACACTCAAAAATCCATATTTGATGAACTCTTTTAA
- the LOC123762125 gene encoding uncharacterized protein isoform X1 encodes MGLRKLVQDGTTSYMYTRVHNTAGNENEIKIIVVEKNNSFTLKLSPGDSSVVKWSHILKKTPQEYLSQLNKAVVHFHKATDELKDSKEDIFEVQEEYLVWKQYFPKQKVYGKRGKFKLEKVPYEDAVSEALEGTLCDLETNSKYIQKLTTEVEEKSKKLNNAMDLAARSVIAKEEFEKEIYGKCAAIINAKKLRIQQLKSSHPSSSAILLSINPVGRPECLVRSTENPGPSQPSKKARCEKSDSDCYNSDTDIDDPDDQDMDTDDENRTRLSPCKQKQKTIWDVHSAGNTKVTNVDSQDLFDDSLEAELYPSSTTSMKRTIPSKTSVSNQNGARSIKNSKANKAKTSEALNSSVRSQRDSQKNGGTSNSALLANTQKSIFDELF; translated from the exons ATGGGTCTGAGGAAACTTGTCCAGGATGGCACCACCTCGTATATGTACACTAGAGTTCACAACACTGCAGGAAACGAAAATGAAATAAAGATTATTGTAGTGGAGAAGAATAATTCTTTCACACTGAAG CTCTCTCCAGGAGACAGCTCAGTAGTCAAGTGGAGTCACATTCTTAAAAAGACTCCTCAGGAGTATTTGTCACAACTGAATAAAGCTGTTGTACACTTCCACAAGGCTACTGATGAACTAAAGGATAGCAAAGAGGATATATTTGAGGTTCAGGAAGAATATTTAGTGTGGAAGCAATATTTTCCCAAACAGAAAGTGTATGGAAAGAGAGGAAAATTTAAACTTGAGAAG GTGCCATATGAGGATGCAGTCAGTGAAGCACTAGAAGGAACTCTGTGTGATCTGGAAACTAATTCAAAATATATTCAAAAACTTACCACTGAAGTGGAAGAAAAATCTAAAA AATTAAATAATGCCATGGATTTGGCAGCAAGAAGTGTAATAGCAAAAGAGGAATTTGAGAAGGAAATTTATGGTAAGTGTGCAGCCATCATCAATGCCAAGAAACTCAGGATACAGCAACTAAAATCCAGTCATCCAAGTAGCTCAG CCATATTACTCTCCATAAATCCAGTAGGTAGACCAGAATGCCTTGTTAGGTCTACCGAGAATCCAGGGCCGTCTCAACCATCCAAGAAAGCTAGATGTGAGAAAAGTGACAGTGACTGTTACAATTCTGACACTGATATAGATGATCCTGATGACCAGGACATGGATACAGACGATGAAAATCGGACCCGTCTCTCACCATGTAAACAGAAACAGAAGACCATATGGGATGTGCATTCAGCAGGCAACACTAAGGTGACTAATGTGGACTCACAGGATTTGTTTGATGATAGCTTAGAAGCAGAGCTGTATCCCTCAAGCACCACGAGTATGAAACGAACTATACCAAGCAAGACATCTGTTTCCAATCAGAATGGTGCGCGTTCCATAAAAAACTCAAAAGCCAATAAAGCTAAAACATCAGAAGCATTAAACTCAAGTGTAAGGTCACAGAGGGACTCTCAAAAAAATGGAGGAACAAGTAATTCTGCTCTGTTAGCAAACACTCAAAAATCCATATTTGATGAACTCTTTTAA
- the LOC123762126 gene encoding uncharacterized protein isoform X1 has translation MRALREPTARLMEKREEMIWSCGSWMVMMMMMVVVGNGKAEMMVAPESPFCTQHVTFLTCDFKGADETVVLDDVKPVTGKEVNRIFVHNVQELIIIGNVCVHLAIYNVASVNFSTTIICQQPDLSLKLEKSATNLVPSYIAHLDLVGSSAQKIVCHNDLKFLSVMNSNLGVLNIIRPLHDVTVKFEDSVIDVLAGLKLQSKSQLLMINVTINTLGKNSIHLLEASANIWISNVRSSLDQAITLGPKSTLSIKDVYGKVTFAGSHDINDKIALVEPQDQNSKVSSRGHRGVLPQPSHNDHSPYRQCSNYSHLMWFLPSLLALAEAFIIIINCTNWFPDLKSRRHRQGVEEGARGVVTNKGEGVSYPDSACFFNSETAVPLQGNIRQRVNEKNV, from the exons atgagggcactacgagagccgactg CAAGATTAATGGAGAAAAGAGAGGAAATGATCTGGTCTTGTGGTAgctggatggtgatgatgatgatgatggtggtggtgggtaatggGAAAGCAGAGATGATGGTGGCCCCAGAGTCCCCCTTCTGCACACAGCACGTAACCTTCCTTACCTGTGACTTCAAGGGAGCAGACGAG actgtagtacttgatgacGTGAAACCAGTGACAGGGAAAGAAGTCAATAGGATATTCGTGCACAATGTTCAAGAGTTGATAATTATAGGAAACGTGTGTGTTCATCTGGCCATTTACAACGTGGCCAGTGTAAACTTCAGCACCACCATCATCTGTCAACAACCTGATCTCTCACTCAAGTTGGAGAAGTCGGCAACAAACCTGGTACCTAGCTACATTGCCCACCTAGATCTAGTGGGGTCATCTGCCCAAAAAATTGTCTGTCACAATGATCTTAAGTTCCTTTCTGTAATGAACTCAAATTTGGGAGTGCTAAATATTATTCGTCCTCTACATGATGTCACTGTTAAATTTGAAGATTCTGTGATTGATGTTCTAGCAGGGTTGAAATTACAAAGCAAGTCACAGTTATTAATGATAAATGTAACCATTAATACATTAGGCAAGAATAGCATACATCTGCTGGAAGCATCAGCAAATATATGGATTAGCAATGTTAGATCATCACTTGATCAAGCAATAACACTTGGTCCCAAATCCACTTTGTCCATAAAAGATGTTTATGGCAAAGTAACGTTTGCGGGATCACACGATATTAATGATAAAATAGCATTAGTTGAACCACAGGATCAAAATAGCAAAGTGTCATCTAGAGGACACCGTGGAGTGTTACCACAACCCTCACACAATGATCACTCCCCTTATCGGCAGTGCAGTAACTACTCCCACCTCATGtggttcctgccctccctgttggCTTTAGCAGAGgcattcattattattatcaacTGTACTAACTGGTTCCCAGATCTCAAGAGTAGACGCCATAGGCAGGGGGTGGAGGAGGGTGCTCGTGGCGTGGTTACTAACAAAGGAGAAGGGGTAAGCTATCCTGACTCTGCTTGCTTCTTCAACAGTGAGACAGCGGTTCCATTGCAAGGCAACATACGACAAAGAGTGAACGAAAAAAATGTTTAA
- the LOC123762126 gene encoding uncharacterized protein isoform X2 produces the protein MEKREEMIWSCGSWMVMMMMMVVVGNGKAEMMVAPESPFCTQHVTFLTCDFKGADETVVLDDVKPVTGKEVNRIFVHNVQELIIIGNVCVHLAIYNVASVNFSTTIICQQPDLSLKLEKSATNLVPSYIAHLDLVGSSAQKIVCHNDLKFLSVMNSNLGVLNIIRPLHDVTVKFEDSVIDVLAGLKLQSKSQLLMINVTINTLGKNSIHLLEASANIWISNVRSSLDQAITLGPKSTLSIKDVYGKVTFAGSHDINDKIALVEPQDQNSKVSSRGHRGVLPQPSHNDHSPYRQCSNYSHLMWFLPSLLALAEAFIIIINCTNWFPDLKSRRHRQGVEEGARGVVTNKGEGVSYPDSACFFNSETAVPLQGNIRQRVNEKNV, from the exons ATGGAGAAAAGAGAGGAAATGATCTGGTCTTGTGGTAgctggatggtgatgatgatgatgatggtggtggtgggtaatggGAAAGCAGAGATGATGGTGGCCCCAGAGTCCCCCTTCTGCACACAGCACGTAACCTTCCTTACCTGTGACTTCAAGGGAGCAGACGAG actgtagtacttgatgacGTGAAACCAGTGACAGGGAAAGAAGTCAATAGGATATTCGTGCACAATGTTCAAGAGTTGATAATTATAGGAAACGTGTGTGTTCATCTGGCCATTTACAACGTGGCCAGTGTAAACTTCAGCACCACCATCATCTGTCAACAACCTGATCTCTCACTCAAGTTGGAGAAGTCGGCAACAAACCTGGTACCTAGCTACATTGCCCACCTAGATCTAGTGGGGTCATCTGCCCAAAAAATTGTCTGTCACAATGATCTTAAGTTCCTTTCTGTAATGAACTCAAATTTGGGAGTGCTAAATATTATTCGTCCTCTACATGATGTCACTGTTAAATTTGAAGATTCTGTGATTGATGTTCTAGCAGGGTTGAAATTACAAAGCAAGTCACAGTTATTAATGATAAATGTAACCATTAATACATTAGGCAAGAATAGCATACATCTGCTGGAAGCATCAGCAAATATATGGATTAGCAATGTTAGATCATCACTTGATCAAGCAATAACACTTGGTCCCAAATCCACTTTGTCCATAAAAGATGTTTATGGCAAAGTAACGTTTGCGGGATCACACGATATTAATGATAAAATAGCATTAGTTGAACCACAGGATCAAAATAGCAAAGTGTCATCTAGAGGACACCGTGGAGTGTTACCACAACCCTCACACAATGATCACTCCCCTTATCGGCAGTGCAGTAACTACTCCCACCTCATGtggttcctgccctccctgttggCTTTAGCAGAGgcattcattattattatcaacTGTACTAACTGGTTCCCAGATCTCAAGAGTAGACGCCATAGGCAGGGGGTGGAGGAGGGTGCTCGTGGCGTGGTTACTAACAAAGGAGAAGGGGTAAGCTATCCTGACTCTGCTTGCTTCTTCAACAGTGAGACAGCGGTTCCATTGCAAGGCAACATACGACAAAGAGTGAACGAAAAAAATGTTTAA
- the LOC123762126 gene encoding uncharacterized protein isoform X3 has product MVMMMMMVVVGNGKAEMMVAPESPFCTQHVTFLTCDFKGADETVVLDDVKPVTGKEVNRIFVHNVQELIIIGNVCVHLAIYNVASVNFSTTIICQQPDLSLKLEKSATNLVPSYIAHLDLVGSSAQKIVCHNDLKFLSVMNSNLGVLNIIRPLHDVTVKFEDSVIDVLAGLKLQSKSQLLMINVTINTLGKNSIHLLEASANIWISNVRSSLDQAITLGPKSTLSIKDVYGKVTFAGSHDINDKIALVEPQDQNSKVSSRGHRGVLPQPSHNDHSPYRQCSNYSHLMWFLPSLLALAEAFIIIINCTNWFPDLKSRRHRQGVEEGARGVVTNKGEGVSYPDSACFFNSETAVPLQGNIRQRVNEKNV; this is encoded by the exons atggtgatgatgatgatgatggtggtggtgggtaatggGAAAGCAGAGATGATGGTGGCCCCAGAGTCCCCCTTCTGCACACAGCACGTAACCTTCCTTACCTGTGACTTCAAGGGAGCAGACGAG actgtagtacttgatgacGTGAAACCAGTGACAGGGAAAGAAGTCAATAGGATATTCGTGCACAATGTTCAAGAGTTGATAATTATAGGAAACGTGTGTGTTCATCTGGCCATTTACAACGTGGCCAGTGTAAACTTCAGCACCACCATCATCTGTCAACAACCTGATCTCTCACTCAAGTTGGAGAAGTCGGCAACAAACCTGGTACCTAGCTACATTGCCCACCTAGATCTAGTGGGGTCATCTGCCCAAAAAATTGTCTGTCACAATGATCTTAAGTTCCTTTCTGTAATGAACTCAAATTTGGGAGTGCTAAATATTATTCGTCCTCTACATGATGTCACTGTTAAATTTGAAGATTCTGTGATTGATGTTCTAGCAGGGTTGAAATTACAAAGCAAGTCACAGTTATTAATGATAAATGTAACCATTAATACATTAGGCAAGAATAGCATACATCTGCTGGAAGCATCAGCAAATATATGGATTAGCAATGTTAGATCATCACTTGATCAAGCAATAACACTTGGTCCCAAATCCACTTTGTCCATAAAAGATGTTTATGGCAAAGTAACGTTTGCGGGATCACACGATATTAATGATAAAATAGCATTAGTTGAACCACAGGATCAAAATAGCAAAGTGTCATCTAGAGGACACCGTGGAGTGTTACCACAACCCTCACACAATGATCACTCCCCTTATCGGCAGTGCAGTAACTACTCCCACCTCATGtggttcctgccctccctgttggCTTTAGCAGAGgcattcattattattatcaacTGTACTAACTGGTTCCCAGATCTCAAGAGTAGACGCCATAGGCAGGGGGTGGAGGAGGGTGCTCGTGGCGTGGTTACTAACAAAGGAGAAGGGGTAAGCTATCCTGACTCTGCTTGCTTCTTCAACAGTGAGACAGCGGTTCCATTGCAAGGCAACATACGACAAAGAGTGAACGAAAAAAATGTTTAA